A portion of the Luxibacter massiliensis genome contains these proteins:
- a CDS encoding transposase, with product MARKYDHEYKVQAVKLAKEIGGAKAAKELGIPEGTIHTWLKAVRAGKLDVGEGSHTPASAMSLSEEITMLRKRVKEQDKEIRRLKEENEFLEEASAFFAASRRKSAKTRE from the coding sequence GTGGCACGTAAATATGACCATGAATACAAAGTACAGGCAGTGAAACTTGCCAAAGAAATCGGCGGCGCTAAGGCTGCTAAAGAATTAGGAATCCCTGAAGGAACCATCCATACATGGCTGAAAGCTGTAAGAGCTGGTAAGCTGGATGTTGGGGAAGGTTCCCATACCCCTGCCAGTGCAATGAGCCTGTCAGAAGAAATTACCATGCTGCGTAAGCGGGTGAAGGAGCAGGATAAAGAAATCCGCCGCCTGAAGGAAGAAAATGAATTTCTGGAGGAAGCCAGCGCTTTTTTCGCCGCCAGCCGTCGGAAGTCAGCAAAAACCAGAGAATGA
- a CDS encoding PrgI family protein, with protein MAYVTVPKDLTKIKSKVMFNLTKRQLLCFGAAVAIGLPLFFLTKDSAGTTTAALCMVLAMLPMFLLAMYEKNGQPLEVIIRQFVEVKFLRPKERPYQTNNFYTALARQERLDKEVRAIVKGKGKDPKQKA; from the coding sequence ATGGCGTATGTAACCGTCCCAAAGGATTTAACCAAAATCAAGAGCAAGGTAATGTTCAACCTTACCAAAAGACAATTACTCTGTTTCGGCGCGGCGGTGGCTATCGGGCTACCGCTATTCTTTTTGACAAAGGACAGCGCGGGAACGACAACGGCGGCTTTGTGCATGGTGCTTGCCATGCTGCCCATGTTCCTACTCGCTATGTACGAGAAGAACGGGCAACCGCTGGAAGTGATTATACGGCAATTTGTGGAAGTGAAGTTTCTTCGCCCCAAAGAGCGACCTTATCAGACCAACAATTTTTATACCGCCCTTGCGCGGCAGGAGCGATTAGATAAGGAGGTACGGGCGATTGTCAAAGGAAAAGGGAAAGACCCAAAACAAAAAGCGTAA
- a CDS encoding MT-A70 family methyltransferase encodes MKKYKIIYADPPWRYARSKVQGAAEKHYPTMSIEELCALPVKEIADKDCILFLWATFPQLKEALQLIKAWGFTYKSVAFVWLKQNRKSPTWFYGLGFWTRGNAEICLLATKGHPKRQSNKVHQFIISPVEQHSKKPDITREKILALMGDLPRIELFARQHTPGWDVWGNEIKSDIRFAGKEV; translated from the coding sequence ATGAAGAAATACAAAATCATTTACGCCGATCCCCCTTGGAGATACGCGAGAAGCAAGGTACAGGGCGCAGCGGAAAAGCACTATCCCACTATGAGTATTGAGGAACTTTGCGCTTTACCCGTCAAAGAAATTGCGGATAAGGACTGTATTTTATTCCTATGGGCGACGTTCCCGCAGCTTAAAGAAGCGTTGCAGTTAATCAAGGCTTGGGGATTTACCTATAAATCCGTTGCCTTTGTATGGTTAAAGCAAAATCGGAAATCGCCCACTTGGTTTTATGGCTTGGGCTTTTGGACGCGAGGAAATGCGGAAATCTGCTTGCTTGCTACCAAAGGACACCCGAAGCGACAATCAAACAAGGTACATCAATTTATTATTTCCCCTGTTGAGCAGCACAGCAAAAAGCCGGATATAACGCGGGAAAAGATACTTGCCCTTATGGGCGACCTACCGCGTATTGAACTGTTTGCAAGGCAGCATACCCCTGGTTGGGACGTATGGGGAAATGAAATCAAAAGCGACATACGGTTTGCCGGAAAGGAGGTTTGA
- a CDS encoding IS3 family transposase has translation MIFLALKTEDGRITGKISFYCRMLGISRQGFYKYLANKDRPWKYQDLADAMKEIISEDECNDTYGRIRMYQALLLKQPEGVHIPSERTVYRVMDQIGLSHRPKRKPNGLTKADREAMKSDDLLKRDFHSDAPLEKCITDITEIPARNGKLYVSAIFDCFDLSVLGLSMGTNMKADLCIQTLENALTAYPALEGAIIHSDRGTQYTSESYRQTIREHHIHQSMNSAGGRCHDNARCESMWARMKTELLYDRYDTRQMTVEELKALIWRYFLSYWNNRRICSANGGLPPMIKRRQYYEDLELVA, from the coding sequence ATGATCTTTCTCGCTTTGAAAACAGAGGACGGCAGGATTACCGGAAAAATTTCATTTTATTGCCGGATGCTTGGTATCAGCCGGCAGGGCTTCTATAAATATCTCGCAAACAAAGACCGTCCATGGAAGTACCAGGATCTGGCGGATGCCATGAAAGAAATCATCAGTGAGGATGAATGTAACGATACTTATGGACGGATCCGGATGTATCAGGCGCTGTTGCTGAAGCAGCCGGAGGGCGTACATATACCCAGTGAACGGACCGTATACCGGGTTATGGATCAGATCGGCCTGAGCCATCGGCCAAAGAGAAAGCCGAATGGACTTACAAAGGCAGACCGGGAAGCCATGAAATCGGATGATCTGTTGAAGCGGGATTTCCATTCAGATGCCCCATTAGAAAAATGTATTACAGATATCACGGAGATTCCGGCGCGCAATGGGAAACTGTATGTATCTGCGATTTTCGACTGCTTTGATCTTAGCGTCCTCGGTCTGTCAATGGGGACAAACATGAAAGCAGATCTGTGTATCCAAACACTGGAAAATGCCCTGACTGCATATCCCGCATTGGAAGGAGCGATCATCCACAGTGACCGTGGGACACAGTATACCAGTGAGTCTTACCGCCAGACCATCCGGGAGCACCACATCCACCAAAGCATGAACAGTGCAGGAGGACGCTGCCATGATAATGCACGCTGTGAGAGTATGTGGGCCAGAATGAAGACAGAGCTCCTTTATGACCGCTATGACACAAGGCAGATGACGGTAGAGGAATTAAAGGCGCTCATTTGGAGATACTTCCTCAGCTACTGGAATAACCGGAGGATCTGCTCTGCCAATGGCGGGCTTCCTCCCATGATAAAACGCAGACAGTATTATGAGGATTTGGAACTGGTAGCATAG